Below is a genomic region from Sebastes umbrosus isolate fSebUmb1 chromosome 20, fSebUmb1.pri, whole genome shotgun sequence.
AGACGAAGGGTTATGTGGTGATGCTCCTGGAGACGGCAGTGAGACGACGGGAGCTGTAACAGCAGAGAAAGAGGTCAGAGTCGCTGATGAAACTTTCCTCGAGTCGGAAGTACAGAAGATGACAGAGACGAGCTTCTTTCAGGAATCCGTAGATGCCATGATCTCAGAGCAAAACAGCAACACGGCTCCTGGTTTGCTAGAAGACTTCACTGAATCTGGATTCCTGAAACAGTCCGATGAGACTGGGCCTGAATTACTTGAAGATGCAGAAATGCAAGATGCAGGGATAGATATGGaagaagcagcagaggcagcagaAGATGAAATGCAGAACAAAAATGAGATGGAGGTTTTACATCTGGCAGAACCTGAACTGTCTGGACCTGTTGAGTCACTGGAGACGGAATATCAACGATCAGACGAAGCACTTGAGATGAGCAATGAGGAGGTGTTGACAGACACTGAAGCGACTGATGAATCAAAGACGGCAAAACCAAAAGATCGGACGTCGATATCAACAGAAGAAGTGACACAGCATGTGACAGAATCAGAGGGGAGTTACGCTGAAGAAACGGTCCGCTCAGTGAGTGGACGTCAGGAAGTGATCGATGACGAAATCCTTGACTTGTGGCTACAGACGGCTTTGTCAGAGGATGGCATAAAACAACAAGAAGGGCCAGAGCCTGGGCAACAAATGGAGCCAACAAATGAGGAACAAGATGAAGAATCATCTGTGCAGACGGAGACGGATAAAGAGCAGCTTGTGGAGCTAAATTCAAGAGAATTAGTGAGTGACACAGAAGCGTCTTCATCAACAGTAGAGTCTGGATTTTCAGACCAGTCTCTCAGTGAATGGGGCGCACAAAACACTGACACTCAGCTCCTGAAATCTACCAGCACTGGGTCATTTCACGGCATATATGACATTCCGGCTAATATATCAGACATCTCTGAATTGTCTAGACAACAACCCAACTCCGAATCTCAGGATATATTGATGGAGAAAGCAGCTGAGGCGGGACAATCACGTCTGAAAGAGGAGGAATCAATCACTGGAGTCACATCCCAAGAGGCTGGACATCTGAATCAGGAAGAAGAGGTGGAGAGCAAAGAGCCGGAGAGCCTTCAAAACAGCGGCACCAGAGCTAACTATTTACTGGTGAGGGAGCACATGGAAGAGGAGCAAGAAGGCACACAAGATATTAAGAATAGCTTTGATGCTTTATTGCCACAAGAAACCGAGAAACCGCTTGTTGTTGAATCAGGACATTTATTTGAGGACGAGGAAGGAGAATTACTGGTTGACTCAATGAAGACGGGGATCGAACACTCAGAAGAGGAATTTGAGTCAGACGTCGAATTAACAGACGAGACCGATAAGTTGGCAAAAGAGCCACGAGATGGGACTGAAGAGCTTTTGGTTGACTTTGAAATAGACGAAGGGTTATGTGATGCTGCTGGAGACGGCAGTGAGACGACGGGAGCTGtaacagaagaggaagaggtcaGAGTCGCTGATGAAACTTTCCTCGAGGCGGAAGTACAGAAGATGACAGAGACAAGCTTCTTTCAGGAATCCATAGATGCCATGAACTCAGAGCAAAACAGCAACACGGCTCCTGGTTTGCTAGAAGACATCACAGAATCTGGATTCCTGAAACAGTCCGATGAGACTGGGCCTGAATTACTTGAAGATGCAGAAATGCAAGATGCAGGGATAGATATGGaagaagcagcagaggcagcagaAGATGAAATGCAGAACAAAAATGAGATGGAGGTTTTACATCTGGCAGAACCTGAACTGTCTGGACCTGTTGAGTCACTGGAGACGGAATATCAACGATCAGACGAAGCACTCGAGATGAGCAATGAGGAGATGTTGACAGACACTGAAGCGACTTTATTGCCACAAGAAACCGAGAAAccacttgttgttgaatcaGGACATTTATTTGAGGACGAGGAAGGAGAATTACTGGTTGACTCAATGAAGACGGGGATCGAACACTCGGAAGAGGAATTTGAGTCAGATGTCGAATTAACAGACGAGACCAATAAGTTGGCAAAAGAGCCGCGAGATGGGACTGAAGAGCTTTTGGTTGACTTTGAAATAGACGAAGGGTTATGTGATGCTGCTGGAGACGGCAGTGAGACGACGGGAGCTGtaacagaagaggaagaggtcaGAGTCACTGATGAAACTTTCCTCGAGGCAGAAGTACAGAAGATGACAGAGAAGAGCTTCTTTCAGGAATCCATAGATGCCATAAACTCAGAGCAAAACAGCAACACGGCTCCTGGTTTGCTAGAAGACCTCACAGAATCTGGATTCCTGAAACAGTCCGATGAGACTGGGCCTGAATTACTTGAAGATGCAAAAATGCAAGATGCAGGGATAGATATGGaagaagcagcagaggcagcagaAGAATTAACAGACGTCGAATTAACAGACAAGACCGATAAGTTGGCAAAAGAGCCGGGAGATGGGACTGAAGAGCTTTTGGTTAACTTTGAAATAGACGAAGGGTTATATGATGCTGCTGGAGACGGCAGTGAGACGACGGGAGCTGTAACGGAAGAGGTCAGAGTCGCTGATGAAACTTTCCTCGAGGCAGAAGTACAGAAGATGACAGAGACAAGCTTCTTTCAGGAATCCGTAGATGCCATGAACTCAGAGCAAAACAGCAACACGGCTCCTGGTTTGCTAGAAGACATCACAGAATCTGGATTCCTGAAACAGTCCGATGAGACTCGGCCTGAATTACTTGAAGATGCAGAAATGCAAGATGCAGGGATAGATATGGaagaagcagcagaggcagcagaAGATGAAATGCAGAACAAAAATGAGATGGAGGTTTTACATCTGGCAGAACCTGAATCGTCTGGACCTGTTGAGTCACTGGAGACGAAATATCAACGATCAGACGAAGCCCTCGAGATGAGCAATGAGGAGATGTTGACAGACACTGAAGCGACTTTATTGCCACAAGAAACCGAGAAAccacttgttgttgaatcaGGACATTTATTTGAGGACGAGGAAGGAGAATTACTGGTTGACTCAATGAAGACGGGGATCGAACACTCGGAAGAGGAATTTGAGTCAGACGTCGAATTAAAAGACAAGACCGATAAGTTGGCAAAAGAGCCGGGAGATGGGACTGAAGAGCTTTTGGTTAACTTTGAAATAGACAAAGGGTTATATGATGCTGCTGGAGACGGTAGTGAGACGACGGGAGCTGtaacagaagaggaagaggtcaGAGTCGCTGATGAAACTTTCCTCGAGGAATCGGATAAATCCCGAGAAgaaacagacaaagaaagagtTGAATCAGTGGAGACTGAAACTGTATCGCAGAAAGAGATCGACGCTGAGGTACCTGACTGGAAAGACGCCGAAGAAGCAGATGCTAAGTCACTGACAGGAATGAGTGCTCCATTGAGAGTTGAGAAACCAAACGCTGAAGACCAGCCTCTTGAGATAACAGTGTCTGATCCTCCAGATGAAATCAAACACACTGAATCTAGATCAGAGGCTTCGTTAGAGGATGAAATGGTGTTGAGAGAATCTGGTTCACAAGGCGACACCTGCACTGAATCCGAGAGGAAGTCGCCCTCAGTGGACAAACCGCAGCCCGGATGGTCAGAGGATGTTGCTGACTCATTACCTGGGCTAGATGAGGATGAGCTGGCAGAACAGCCGACGACAATGTCTGAAGAGCAGATGGAGGTattgtttctaaaataaaaacatcttattATGAATAAAATCAGGCAGTATTCACAACCTACAGATATGTGAACTGAGCTGTTTTTTGTCATTGCAGGTGGACACCTCTGCGCTTGACTTTACTGCGCAAAGGTCAAGAATCGCAGTTAAAGACCCACGCGTGAGGCCACCCAAAGATCCTCGCTCCCTTCTAAACATGCCCTCACTAGAACCCACTCCACGTCTCTCAGCCAAAGTCCCTGCAGGTGTTCCTTTGGGAGGCTTGGGCATTGGAATAAAACTGCCTGGTAGGTCACTTACGGCACATGGAAAGCCACTACTTTGAGTCTTTCATGTCAAGTTATTTTTTagaatctggaaaaaaatgtcacacctttttgttttttttaggcttTGGTGCAGGTTTTcctgttttaaaaaagacacGAAAGGTGGTGAGAGAAGAAAACAGTCCAGATGCCCTTTCACAGGTACTATTAATACTCTTTGAATACCACTTTTCTCTTATGTTGAGGCGtatatacattattaaaatgtcACAATATCAACAGGAGACAAAGCCAGAAGAGAAGAGTGACACTCCCAAACAAGATGAGGCACCACACAGACCTAAATGGATGCCACCAAAACATCCAGGGTAAAAAATACTCTTCGATTATTGACATCAAATTCAGCACAAAAGAGGCATTTTGtgttcagacattttctgaTTCTCAGTTTTCTCGTGTGTCCCCAGATTTGGAAATCCACTTATGTCTGAGCTGAAGAACAAACTGAAGAAAACCACAAAAGAGTGACAAGAATATGAATTGTAATGCTTTTGTATGAATTTGAATATAGTATAAAAATGGCTTTATTTTTGGTGTATTTATGAAACTGAATACATTGATGAAATGTTCATCATGTCAATTACTTGCCCTATGTTTTGTAATAAAGCTTAACTGAAAAAGGAATGGtacttttttatatacagtgcAAGAAGTGGTGGCGTCGCTGGGTTTTtcggcacatctctttttgagccacacgcttcttgtgagactcacattaactgtgtcgcttcatgtcgtattcccccccgtgtgaaattgaaaaataaccgggaaatttcacaaaaaactctgagaatcgCCTTCCACCAGCTTAtaaataagtagtttcacagtcttgtTGTAGCTGCACTTCCTTTtatttgtggtagtttccatcatattctgcctaaatctgcatagcttgtgaTTTTGCGGTGACTTACAATTTTCTCCGTTGGGCATAGCGAAGCAAAaacggtgaaatgttaacctgcacttgacccgtCGCGTGTGCACAGTTTGACAGCACACACAGCCCTGTGATGACGGCCTTctctgctttcttcacagccattggataaaagccagatttgaaaaaaagtgtctgtcccgcagtggtttgacttttaaaaactagagccaatgaaaatgtgggacatcatctcaatatgtgggatgtgggacaagggataaaaatgctgtgcagtccaccataa
It encodes:
- the si:ch211-136m16.8 gene encoding CAP-Gly domain-containing linker protein 1 isoform X3 produces the protein METVFTTTSVTVKPEGETGREMSGGFKNIHMGIFEGRVVVSQELNFPTCEETQEGVPEYNNEPVPDETDYKITTQRFLEDCEEIQGSPLPEEEESKEPESLQNSGTRADYLLVREHMEEVEEEQEGTQDFKNSFDALLPQETDKPLVVESGHLFEDEEAELLVDSMKTGIEHSEEELESDVELTDKTDKLAKEPRDRTEELLVDFEIDEGLCGDAPGDGSETTGAVTAEKEVRVADETFLESEVQKMTETSFFQESVDAMISEQNSNTAPGLLEDFTESGFLKQSDETGPELLEDAEMQDAGIDMEEAAEAAEDEMQNKNEMEVLHLAEPELSGPVESLETEYQRSDEALEMSNEEVLTDTEATDESKTAKPKDRTSISTEEVTQHVTESEGSYAEETVRSVSGRQEVIDDEILDLWLQTALSEDGIKQQEGPEPGQQMEPTNEEQDEESSVQTETDKEQLVELNSRELVSDTEASSSTVESGFSDQSLSEWGAQNTDTQLLKSTSTGSFHGIYDIPANISDISELSRQQPNSESQDILMEKAAEAGQSRLKEEESITGVTSQEAGHLNQEEEVESKEPESLQNSGTRANYLLVREHMEEEQEGTQDIKNSFDALLPQETEKPLVVESGHLFEDEEGELLVDSMKTGIEHSEEEFESDVELTDETDKLAKEPRDGTEELLVDFEIDEGLCDAAGDGSETTGAVTEEEEVRVADETFLEAEVQKMTETSFFQESIDAMNSEQNSNTAPGLLEDITESGFLKQSDETGPELLEDAEMQDAGIDMEEAAEAAEDEMQNKNEMEVLHLAEPELSGPVESLETEYQRSDEALEMSNEEMLTDTEATLLPQETEKPLVVESGHLFEDEEGELLVDSMKTGIEHSEEEFESDVELTDKTDKLAKEPGDGTEELLVNFEIDEGLYDAAGDGSETTGAVTEEVRVADETFLEAEVQKMTETSFFQESVDAMNSEQNSNTAPGLLEDITESGFLKQSDETRPELLEDAEMQDAGIDMEEAAEAAEDEMQNKNEMEVLHLAEPESSGPVESLETKYQRSDEALEMSNEEMLTDTEATLLPQETEKPLVVESGHLFEDEEGELLVDSMKTGIEHSEEEFESDVELKDKTDKLAKEPGDGTEELLVNFEIDKGLYDAAGDGSETTGAVTEEEEVRVADETFLEESDKSREETDKERVESVETETVSQKEIDAEVPDWKDAEEADAKSLTGMSAPLRVEKPNAEDQPLEITVSDPPDEIKHTESRSEASLEDEMVLRESGSQGDTCTESERKSPSVDKPQPGWSEDVADSLPGLDEDELAEQPTTMSEEQMEVDTSALDFTAQRSRIAVKDPRVRPPKDPRSLLNMPSLEPTPRLSAKVPAGVPLGGLGIGIKLPGFGAGFPVLKKTRKVVREENSPDALSQETKPEEKSDTPKQDEAPHRPKWMPPKHPGFGNPLMSELKNKLKKTTKE
- the si:ch211-136m16.8 gene encoding CAP-Gly domain-containing linker protein 1 isoform X2, translated to METVFTTTSVTVKPEGETGREMSGGFKNIHMGIFEGRVVVSQELNFPTCEETQEGVPEYNNEPVPDETDYKITTQRFLEDCEEIQGSPLPEEEESKEPESLQNSGTRADYLLVREHMEEVEEEQEGTQDFKNSFDALLPQETDKPLVVESGHLFEDEEAELLVDSMKTGIEHSEEELESDVELTDKTDKLAKEPRDRTEELLVDFEIDEGLCGDAPGDGSETTGAVTAEKEVRVADETFLESEVQKMTETSFFQESVDAMISEQNSNTAPGLLEDFTESGFLKQSDETGPELLEDAEMQDAGIDMEEAAEAAEDEMQNKNEMEVLHLAEPELSGPVESLETEYQRSDEALEMSNEEVLTDTEATDESKTAKPKDRTSISTEEVTQHVTESEGSYAEETVRSVSGRQEVIDDEILDLWLQTALSEDGIKQQEGPEPGQQMEPTNEEQDEESSVQTETDKEQLVELNSRELVSDTEASSSTVESGFSDQSLSEWGAQNTDTQLLKSTSTGSFHGIYDIPANISDISELSRQQPNSESQDILMEKAAEAGQSRLKEEESITGVTSQEAGHLNQEEEVESKEPESLQNSGTRANYLLVREHMEEEQEGTQDIKNSFDALLPQETEKPLVVESGHLFEDEEGELLVDSMKTGIEHSEEEFESDVELTDETDKLAKEPRDGTEELLVDFEIDEGLCDAAGDGSETTGAVTEEEEVRVADETFLEAEVQKMTETSFFQESIDAMNSEQNSNTAPGLLEDITESGFLKQSDETGPELLEDAEMQDAGIDMEEAAEAAEDEMQNKNEMEVLHLAEPELSGPVESLETEYQRSDEALEMSNEEMLTDTEATLLPQETEKPLVVESGHLFEDEEGELLVDSMKTGIEHSEEEFESDVELTDETNKLAKEPRDGTEELLVDFEIDEGLCDAAGDGSETTGAVTEEEEVRVTDETFLEAEVQKMTEKSFFQESIDAINSEQNSNTAPGLLEDLTESGFLKQSDETGPELLEDAKMQDAGIDMEEAAEAAEDEMQNKNEMEVLHLAEPESSGPVESLETKYQRSDEALEMSNEEMLTDTEATLLPQETEKPLVVESGHLFEDEEGELLVDSMKTGIEHSEEEFESDVELKDKTDKLAKEPGDGTEELLVNFEIDKGLYDAAGDGSETTGAVTEEEEVRVADETFLEESDKSREETDKERVESVETETVSQKEIDAEVPDWKDAEEADAKSLTGMSAPLRVEKPNAEDQPLEITVSDPPDEIKHTESRSEASLEDEMVLRESGSQGDTCTESERKSPSVDKPQPGWSEDVADSLPGLDEDELAEQPTTMSEEQMEVDTSALDFTAQRSRIAVKDPRVRPPKDPRSLLNMPSLEPTPRLSAKVPAGVPLGGLGIGIKLPGFGAGFPVLKKTRKVVREENSPDALSQETKPEEKSDTPKQDEAPHRPKWMPPKHPGFGNPLMSELKNKLKKTTKE
- the si:ch211-136m16.8 gene encoding CAP-Gly domain-containing linker protein 1 isoform X4, translated to METVFTTTSVTVKPEGETGREMSGGFKNIHMGIFEGRVVVSQELNFPTCEETQEGVPEYNNEPVPDETDYKITTQRFLEDCEEIQGSPLPEEEESKEPESLQNSGTRADYLLVREHMEEVEEEQEGTQDFKNSFDALLPQETDKPLVVESGHLFEDEEAELLVDSMKTGIEHSEEELESDVELTDKTDKLAKEPRDRTEELLVDFEIDEGLCGDAPGDGSETTGAVTAEKEVRVADETFLESEVQKMTETSFFQESVDAMISEQNSNTAPGLLEDFTESGFLKQSDETGPELLEDAEMQDAGIDMEEAAEAAEDEMQNKNEMEVLHLAEPELSGPVESLETEYQRSDEALEMSNEEVLTDTEATDESKTAKPKDRTSISTEEVTQHVTESEGSYAEETVRSVSGRQEVIDDEILDLWLQTALSEDGIKQQEGPEPGQQMEPTNEEQDEESSVQTETDKEQLVELNSRELVSDTEASSSTVESGFSDQSLSEWGAQNTDTQLLKSTSTGSFHGIYDIPANISDISELSRQQPNSESQDILMEKAAEAGQSRLKEEESITGVTSQEAGHLNQEEEVESKEPESLQNSGTRANYLLVREHMEEEQEGTQDIKNSFDALLPQETEKPLVVESGHLFEDEEGELLVDSMKTGIEHSEEEFESDVELTDETDKLAKEPRDGTEELLVDFEIDEGLCDAAGDGSETTGAVTEEEEVRVADETFLEAEVQKMTETSFFQESIDAMNSEQNSNTAPGLLEDITESGFLKQSDETGPELLEDAEMQDAGIDMEEAAEAAEELTDVELTDKTDKLAKEPGDGTEELLVNFEIDEGLYDAAGDGSETTGAVTEEVRVADETFLEAEVQKMTETSFFQESVDAMNSEQNSNTAPGLLEDITESGFLKQSDETRPELLEDAEMQDAGIDMEEAAEAAEDEMQNKNEMEVLHLAEPESSGPVESLETKYQRSDEALEMSNEEMLTDTEATLLPQETEKPLVVESGHLFEDEEGELLVDSMKTGIEHSEEEFESDVELKDKTDKLAKEPGDGTEELLVNFEIDKGLYDAAGDGSETTGAVTEEEEVRVADETFLEESDKSREETDKERVESVETETVSQKEIDAEVPDWKDAEEADAKSLTGMSAPLRVEKPNAEDQPLEITVSDPPDEIKHTESRSEASLEDEMVLRESGSQGDTCTESERKSPSVDKPQPGWSEDVADSLPGLDEDELAEQPTTMSEEQMEVDTSALDFTAQRSRIAVKDPRVRPPKDPRSLLNMPSLEPTPRLSAKVPAGVPLGGLGIGIKLPGFGAGFPVLKKTRKVVREENSPDALSQETKPEEKSDTPKQDEAPHRPKWMPPKHPGFGNPLMSELKNKLKKTTKE
- the si:ch211-136m16.8 gene encoding CAP-Gly domain-containing linker protein 1 isoform X1 produces the protein METVFTTTSVTVKPEGETGREMSGGFKNIHMGIFEGRVVVSQELNFPTCEETQEGVPEYNNEPVPDETDYKITTQRFLEDCEEIQGSPLPEEEESKEPESLQNSGTRADYLLVREHMEEVEEEQEGTQDFKNSFDALLPQETDKPLVVESGHLFEDEEAELLVDSMKTGIEHSEEELESDVELTDKTDKLAKEPRDRTEELLVDFEIDEGLCGDAPGDGSETTGAVTAEKEVRVADETFLESEVQKMTETSFFQESVDAMISEQNSNTAPGLLEDFTESGFLKQSDETGPELLEDAEMQDAGIDMEEAAEAAEDEMQNKNEMEVLHLAEPELSGPVESLETEYQRSDEALEMSNEEVLTDTEATDESKTAKPKDRTSISTEEVTQHVTESEGSYAEETVRSVSGRQEVIDDEILDLWLQTALSEDGIKQQEGPEPGQQMEPTNEEQDEESSVQTETDKEQLVELNSRELVSDTEASSSTVESGFSDQSLSEWGAQNTDTQLLKSTSTGSFHGIYDIPANISDISELSRQQPNSESQDILMEKAAEAGQSRLKEEESITGVTSQEAGHLNQEEEVESKEPESLQNSGTRANYLLVREHMEEEQEGTQDIKNSFDALLPQETEKPLVVESGHLFEDEEGELLVDSMKTGIEHSEEEFESDVELTDETDKLAKEPRDGTEELLVDFEIDEGLCDAAGDGSETTGAVTEEEEVRVADETFLEAEVQKMTETSFFQESIDAMNSEQNSNTAPGLLEDITESGFLKQSDETGPELLEDAEMQDAGIDMEEAAEAAEDEMQNKNEMEVLHLAEPELSGPVESLETEYQRSDEALEMSNEEMLTDTEATLLPQETEKPLVVESGHLFEDEEGELLVDSMKTGIEHSEEEFESDVELTDETNKLAKEPRDGTEELLVDFEIDEGLCDAAGDGSETTGAVTEEEEVRVTDETFLEAEVQKMTEKSFFQESIDAINSEQNSNTAPGLLEDLTESGFLKQSDETGPELLEDAKMQDAGIDMEEAAEAAEELTDVELTDKTDKLAKEPGDGTEELLVNFEIDEGLYDAAGDGSETTGAVTEEVRVADETFLEAEVQKMTETSFFQESVDAMNSEQNSNTAPGLLEDITESGFLKQSDETRPELLEDAEMQDAGIDMEEAAEAAEDEMQNKNEMEVLHLAEPESSGPVESLETKYQRSDEALEMSNEEMLTDTEATLLPQETEKPLVVESGHLFEDEEGELLVDSMKTGIEHSEEEFESDVELKDKTDKLAKEPGDGTEELLVNFEIDKGLYDAAGDGSETTGAVTEEEEVRVADETFLEESDKSREETDKERVESVETETVSQKEIDAEVPDWKDAEEADAKSLTGMSAPLRVEKPNAEDQPLEITVSDPPDEIKHTESRSEASLEDEMVLRESGSQGDTCTESERKSPSVDKPQPGWSEDVADSLPGLDEDELAEQPTTMSEEQMEVDTSALDFTAQRSRIAVKDPRVRPPKDPRSLLNMPSLEPTPRLSAKVPAGVPLGGLGIGIKLPGFGAGFPVLKKTRKVVREENSPDALSQETKPEEKSDTPKQDEAPHRPKWMPPKHPGFGNPLMSELKNKLKKTTKE